Proteins encoded within one genomic window of Saccharopolyspora pogona:
- a CDS encoding FecCD family ABC transporter permease encodes MVRQVRAAWLVGGALPVLVVSIAFVITIGPADISVAEVAEVVRAKLGLGTTGVSRITQGIVWELRLPRALLAAICGVGLGVCGAVLQSMLRNPLADPFLLGISAGASTGAVAIAVLGVGAGTIGLAAGAFGGAMVAFALVMVLSALAGGGTSRVILAGVAGSQLFSALTSYIVITSADAQQTQGVLFWLLGSLAGARWDDVALAGIVCALGLLLCQSQAGSLDAFAFGRDSAASLGISVARVRGLLLVGTALLTATLVATSGAIGFVGLVLPQAARFLVGTRHRALLPTTAVLGAVLLVWVDALAGTVAAPQEVPVGVVTALVGVPAFAFLLIRKRGMP; translated from the coding sequence GTGGTGCGTCAGGTCCGCGCCGCCTGGCTGGTCGGCGGCGCACTGCCGGTGCTCGTGGTGTCGATCGCCTTCGTGATCACCATCGGGCCGGCCGACATCTCGGTCGCAGAGGTCGCCGAAGTGGTCCGCGCCAAACTGGGACTGGGCACCACCGGCGTTTCCCGGATCACGCAGGGAATCGTGTGGGAGTTGCGCCTGCCGCGGGCGCTGCTGGCCGCGATCTGCGGCGTGGGGCTGGGCGTGTGCGGGGCGGTCCTGCAGTCGATGTTGCGGAATCCGCTGGCGGATCCCTTCCTGCTGGGGATTTCGGCGGGAGCGTCCACCGGCGCGGTGGCGATCGCGGTGCTCGGGGTCGGTGCCGGGACGATCGGGCTGGCTGCCGGGGCGTTCGGCGGTGCCATGGTCGCGTTCGCGCTCGTGATGGTGCTGTCGGCGTTGGCAGGCGGCGGGACCAGCCGGGTGATCCTCGCCGGTGTCGCCGGCAGCCAGCTGTTCTCGGCGCTGACCTCCTACATCGTGATCACCTCCGCCGACGCCCAGCAGACCCAGGGCGTGCTGTTCTGGCTCCTCGGTTCGCTCGCCGGAGCACGGTGGGACGACGTCGCGCTGGCTGGCATCGTTTGCGCGCTGGGGCTGTTGCTCTGCCAGTCGCAGGCCGGTTCGCTCGACGCGTTCGCCTTCGGTCGCGATTCCGCCGCTTCCCTGGGCATCTCGGTGGCGCGAGTTCGCGGGCTGCTGCTGGTGGGAACCGCGCTGCTGACCGCGACGCTGGTGGCCACCTCGGGTGCTATCGGTTTCGTCGGGCTCGTGCTCCCGCAAGCCGCCCGGTTCCTGGTGGGTACCCGGCACCGCGCCCTGCTGCCGACCACCGCAGTGCTCGGCGCGGTCCTGCTGGTCTGGGTCGATGCACTGGCCGGAACCGTGGCCGCGCCGCAGGAAGTGCCCGTCGGTGTCGTCACGGCGCTGGTCGGAGTGCCCGCCTTCGCGTTCCTGTTGATCCGGAAGAGAGGCATGCCATGA
- a CDS encoding ABC transporter substrate-binding protein, with protein sequence MLFPARFRASRPGHQTLFAGVLAIALCGCSAPPADERAGGEPVSMRNCGQDVVVEAPPQRAVSLNQSTTEIMLSLGLQDRMVGTATWTDPVAPHLAAANEQVPRLAENAPSFESVLATEPDIVLGAYQAVFTDSMVASRERFEELGVPTYLSPGNCLPEEAPLGVPTELADIYREVQEIATIFGVQDRGAALVADMFARVAAAHARVADLPSRQEQSVLFWFARTEAPYVAGRTGSPGIMTRALGVRNAYDDVASMWPQVGWEDVLSRNPTLLVLGDLTREQEGDSLQSKIDFLRTDPAVSQLDVVRGENWIPMSGTALNTSMRTVDGIEALADKLVAVER encoded by the coding sequence ATGCTGTTCCCCGCGCGGTTTCGCGCGTCTCGGCCAGGGCACCAGACCCTGTTCGCAGGCGTGCTGGCCATTGCCCTCTGCGGCTGTTCGGCGCCCCCGGCCGACGAGCGCGCCGGTGGCGAACCCGTCTCGATGCGCAACTGCGGTCAGGACGTCGTCGTCGAAGCGCCGCCGCAACGCGCTGTCAGCCTCAACCAGAGCACGACCGAGATCATGCTCTCCCTGGGGTTGCAGGACCGGATGGTCGGCACCGCGACCTGGACCGACCCAGTCGCACCGCACCTCGCCGCCGCGAACGAGCAGGTGCCCCGGCTGGCGGAGAACGCCCCCTCGTTCGAGAGCGTGCTCGCGACTGAGCCGGACATCGTCCTCGGCGCCTACCAAGCGGTCTTCACCGACTCGATGGTCGCCTCCCGCGAACGCTTCGAAGAGCTGGGCGTACCGACCTACCTCTCGCCCGGCAACTGCCTCCCGGAGGAAGCGCCGCTGGGCGTACCGACCGAACTGGCGGACATCTACCGCGAGGTCCAGGAGATCGCCACGATCTTCGGGGTGCAGGACCGCGGTGCGGCGCTGGTCGCCGACATGTTCGCACGGGTCGCTGCTGCGCACGCGCGTGTCGCGGATCTGCCCTCCCGGCAAGAGCAATCGGTGCTGTTCTGGTTCGCGCGAACCGAAGCGCCTTACGTGGCAGGTAGAACCGGATCCCCGGGGATCATGACGCGCGCGCTGGGAGTGCGCAACGCCTACGACGACGTCGCGTCGATGTGGCCGCAGGTCGGTTGGGAGGACGTACTCAGCCGCAACCCGACGCTGCTCGTGCTGGGCGACCTCACCCGGGAGCAGGAAGGTGACAGCCTCCAGTCCAAGATCGATTTTCTGCGAACCGATCCCGCAGTGTCCCAATTGGACGTCGTGCGCGGCGAGAACTGGATCCCCATGTCCGGCACCGCGTTGAACACCAGCATGCGAACCGTGGACGGGATCGAGGCGCTCGCCGACAAGCTCGTCGCCGTGGAGCGGTAG
- a CDS encoding esterase/lipase family protein, whose translation MINRRWRGAVATIAAAGLALSAPATVQASELDGREIEPAAEQKTMLLVHGYNPDPPTNCNGSTWDEALEYYQEAGGRDRSSMRTIGYYEGDRAFCDDVIGDGQADRERPIQEIAKDFANYIYEEYTSKGEEVDIVAHSMGGLITRVAVLGTREGWSGFPPRVAVEDIVTLGTPHQGLINGCRNPDADPDDKCTRQWNQMTPTDEGGSGFIDKLHESAPGRNDRGLDDPWAAGVDWSLVSSLEDETVSYYSGIDKGYFAHQKYGYDEDLNDDGVADCSDPNVSHANLRQLTGAGGYCLRYWHHGADGGPYTTENGWSPLKVAFKAVTYKGDDLPR comes from the coding sequence ATGATCAACCGACGATGGCGCGGGGCGGTCGCCACGATCGCTGCCGCGGGGCTCGCCCTCAGCGCACCGGCGACGGTGCAGGCATCCGAACTGGACGGTCGTGAGATCGAGCCGGCCGCGGAGCAGAAGACGATGCTGCTGGTGCACGGCTACAACCCGGATCCCCCCACCAACTGCAACGGGTCGACCTGGGACGAAGCCCTCGAGTACTACCAGGAAGCGGGCGGCCGGGATCGTTCCTCGATGCGGACGATCGGCTACTACGAGGGCGACCGGGCATTCTGCGATGACGTGATCGGCGACGGTCAGGCCGACCGCGAGCGGCCCATCCAGGAAATCGCCAAGGACTTCGCCAACTACATCTACGAGGAGTACACCAGCAAGGGTGAGGAGGTCGACATCGTCGCGCACTCGATGGGCGGCCTGATCACTCGCGTCGCGGTGCTCGGCACCCGCGAGGGCTGGAGCGGCTTCCCACCCAGAGTGGCGGTGGAGGACATCGTCACGCTCGGCACCCCGCACCAGGGACTGATCAACGGGTGCCGCAATCCCGATGCGGATCCCGACGACAAGTGCACCCGGCAGTGGAACCAGATGACCCCGACGGACGAAGGCGGGTCGGGTTTCATCGACAAGCTGCACGAGTCCGCGCCCGGCCGCAACGACCGCGGCTTGGACGATCCGTGGGCCGCCGGGGTCGACTGGAGCCTCGTCAGCTCGCTGGAAGACGAAACCGTGTCGTACTACTCCGGCATCGACAAGGGCTACTTCGCGCACCAGAAGTACGGTTACGACGAAGATCTGAACGACGACGGGGTTGCGGACTGCTCGGACCCGAACGTCAGCCACGCCAACCTCCGGCAGCTGACCGGTGCGGGCGGTTACTGCCTCCGCTACTGGCACCACGGGGCGGACGGCGGCCCCTACACCACCGAGAACGGCTGGTCCCCGCTGAAGGTGGCCTTCAAGGCAGTCACCTACAAGGGCGACGACCTACCGCGGTGA
- a CDS encoding DUF6223 family protein — protein sequence MSVRRMLATAAAALLGGFALATPAAAHALAQPSAPIVYGWTPDRVWATSAALLAGVGVVIGGLARARSAGRIGNGTGKRGAIVALVAGLIAVVNGGLVAVTADGGPGTGNGIVGGYLALVLGLVAMVLGGLARASSRRTADRSNPSVQA from the coding sequence ATGTCCGTCCGTCGCATGCTTGCCACCGCCGCAGCCGCACTGCTCGGAGGTTTCGCGCTTGCCACACCGGCAGCCGCGCATGCCTTGGCCCAGCCGTCCGCCCCCATTGTTTACGGCTGGACCCCCGACCGAGTCTGGGCCACTTCGGCGGCTCTACTGGCGGGGGTTGGCGTGGTCATCGGCGGGCTGGCTCGGGCTCGGTCCGCCGGTCGTATCGGCAACGGCACCGGGAAAAGGGGGGCCATCGTGGCCCTGGTGGCGGGGCTGATCGCCGTGGTCAACGGCGGGCTGGTGGCGGTCACCGCCGACGGCGGTCCCGGCACCGGCAATGGAATCGTCGGGGGCTACCTGGCCCTGGTGCTGGGGCTGGTCGCCATGGTCCTTGGCGGGCTGGCGCGGGCCAGCTCCCGCCGCACCGCTGACCGGTCAAATCCAAGTGTTCAGGCCTGA
- a CDS encoding sensor histidine kinase yields the protein MSGGRIGVRDWVIAVGVAAALLVAGLSGQHPPTALDPLGYALLVTGGLSLAARRRAPVTVLAVTALCALGYQAVGFEVPVIAYLFAVYSAVRAGHRIVAVAGSVIMLAALPLAILTSPHDWPVGEAFTQSRDVLQLAWLIAAGAAGEALRQAERRADEAERTREETARRRADEERLHIARELHDSLTHQISVIKVQAEVAVHLARKRGEQVPEALLAIREAGREAARELRATLEALRDDDKNPPHGLDHVPELVRRARTTGLDAKLTIEGSRNDLPSAVDRTAYRIVQESLTNIGRHAAAATASVRIDYRPDVLVIRVDDDGRATPDTAPVPGVGLLGMRERVTALGGRLRAAPRDEGGFSVQAELPVDRTS from the coding sequence ATGAGCGGCGGACGGATCGGCGTCAGGGACTGGGTGATCGCCGTCGGCGTGGCGGCGGCCCTGCTGGTCGCCGGGCTGTCCGGACAACATCCACCTACGGCTCTGGACCCGCTGGGTTACGCGTTGTTGGTAACCGGCGGTCTGTCGCTGGCCGCGCGCCGCCGGGCTCCGGTCACCGTGCTGGCCGTGACCGCGTTGTGCGCGTTGGGTTACCAAGCCGTCGGTTTCGAGGTGCCGGTCATCGCGTACCTGTTCGCGGTGTACTCGGCGGTGCGGGCGGGACACCGCATCGTCGCGGTGGCGGGTTCGGTGATCATGCTGGCTGCTCTTCCGCTCGCGATCTTGACCTCTCCCCACGACTGGCCCGTGGGTGAGGCGTTCACGCAATCCCGGGACGTCCTGCAACTGGCATGGCTGATCGCCGCCGGCGCGGCGGGTGAAGCGCTGCGGCAGGCCGAGCGCCGGGCGGATGAGGCCGAGCGCACCCGCGAGGAGACCGCGCGGCGCCGCGCCGACGAGGAGCGGCTGCACATCGCGCGGGAACTGCACGATTCGCTCACCCACCAGATCTCCGTCATCAAGGTGCAGGCCGAAGTCGCCGTCCACCTGGCCCGAAAGCGGGGTGAACAGGTACCGGAGGCCCTGCTGGCGATCCGGGAGGCCGGTCGTGAGGCGGCCCGGGAACTGCGAGCGACCCTGGAGGCGCTGCGCGACGACGACAAGAACCCGCCGCATGGGCTCGACCACGTCCCGGAACTGGTGCGACGGGCCCGCACGACCGGCCTGGACGCGAAGCTGACGATCGAGGGATCACGAAACGACTTGCCGTCCGCGGTGGACCGGACCGCTTACCGGATCGTTCAGGAGTCGCTGACCAACATCGGCCGGCACGCCGCCGCCGCTACCGCGTCGGTCCGGATCGACTACCGCCCCGACGTCCTGGTCATACGGGTCGACGACGACGGCAGGGCCACGCCGGACACCGCACCGGTGCCCGGCGTGGGGCTGCTCGGCATGCGCGAACGAGTCACCGCCCTCGGAGGCCGCCTGCGAGCGGCACCTCGCGACGAGGGCGGCTTCTCCGTGCAGGCCGAACTTCCCGTGGATCGAACGTCATGA
- a CDS encoding response regulator, with amino-acid sequence MIRVLLVDDQPLIRSGFRALLDIEDDIEVVAEAADGSEGLALAREHLPDIALIDIQMPVVDGIEATRRIAADPALAGVHVVILTNYGLDEYVFNALRAGAAGFLVKDIQPEDFLHAVRVAARGDALLAPSITRRLINRYVTQPLTTVTGTGLEELTNREREAVALVAQGLSNDQIADRMVISPLTAKTHINRAMVKLHARDRAQLVVLAYESGLVAPRNS; translated from the coding sequence ATGATCCGCGTCCTGCTGGTCGACGACCAGCCGCTCATCCGCAGCGGATTCCGCGCGCTCCTCGACATCGAGGACGACATCGAGGTGGTGGCCGAGGCCGCCGACGGCAGCGAAGGCCTGGCGCTGGCCCGGGAACACCTGCCCGACATCGCGCTCATCGACATCCAGATGCCGGTCGTCGACGGCATCGAGGCGACCCGGCGCATCGCCGCGGACCCGGCCCTGGCCGGGGTTCACGTCGTCATCCTGACCAACTACGGCTTGGACGAATACGTCTTCAACGCGCTGCGCGCCGGCGCGGCCGGCTTCCTCGTCAAGGACATCCAGCCGGAAGACTTCCTCCACGCCGTGCGCGTCGCCGCGCGCGGCGACGCCCTGCTCGCACCGTCGATCACCCGTCGGCTGATCAACCGGTACGTCACCCAGCCGCTCACCACCGTCACCGGCACGGGGCTGGAAGAACTGACCAACCGCGAACGCGAGGCCGTCGCCCTGGTCGCGCAGGGCCTGTCCAACGACCAGATCGCCGACCGCATGGTAATCAGCCCGCTGACCGCGAAAACCCACATCAACCGGGCCATGGTCAAGCTCCACGCCCGCGACCGCGCCCAACTCGTAGTCCTCGCCTACGAATCAGGCCTGGTAGCCCCGCGCAACTCCTGA
- a CDS encoding ester cyclase: MAISDGQRIELQRRTIAEHIDAENSHDWPRVYGTFVQDEHAFYDVVPLSTRYEGFQGVQDFYQVLETAVPDFRVTVNAEYDTPGSSVREVTISGTHQGDYCGIPPAGRPVLFELAAFYLFHADAPEKLLAERIYFDNETVLRQMRGEENAPTGIGLASA, encoded by the coding sequence ATGGCGATTAGCGATGGACAGCGAATCGAATTGCAGCGCCGCACGATCGCCGAGCACATCGATGCGGAGAACTCCCACGACTGGCCGCGCGTGTACGGCACTTTCGTCCAGGACGAACACGCCTTCTACGACGTCGTGCCGCTGAGCACGCGGTACGAAGGGTTCCAGGGCGTTCAGGACTTCTACCAGGTGCTGGAAACAGCCGTTCCGGATTTCCGGGTCACCGTGAACGCCGAGTACGACACGCCCGGTTCCTCGGTCCGCGAGGTGACGATCAGCGGGACGCACCAAGGTGACTACTGCGGTATCCCCCCAGCGGGGCGGCCGGTCTTGTTCGAGCTTGCCGCGTTCTACCTCTTCCACGCGGACGCCCCGGAGAAGCTGCTCGCGGAGCGCATCTACTTCGACAATGAGACCGTGCTGCGCCAGATGCGTGGCGAGGAGAACGCGCCCACCGGGATCGGACTGGCGTCCGCCTGA
- a CDS encoding LuxR C-terminal-related transcriptional regulator produces the protein MLSRSRMVTLHGVGGVGKTRLALRAAAQLGRAYRDGAWLVELAEVHEDELVVHTVAQALGIQDWSSRGVEAVLADYVRDKDILIVLDNCEQVLGGCVKACTVLLDVAPGLRVLATSRQPLDVYGEHVLVVSTLPVPEPSEVDRLAGAEMPNSVRLFVERASAVGFQCARGHAVAVAKLCRELDGIPLAIELAAARTRFFSVEEILSRIGDRFRLLAGGSRTSARHQTLKATMDWSYDLCSEEERMLWARMSVFAGGMDLKAAEDICSSADLTLERVLDLTASLVDKSILIRTEVPAGNGTATRTRYQMLATVRDYGLSLLGENEKQQLRQRHRDWYLGLAERCAREWFGPDQLEWRARITAEHDNVRAALEFCATQPGQVQAGLRLAGALWFYWTACGFIAEGRKWLDRLLALDSRPTEARATDLWVCSWLASHQGDLAWGRATAERCSVLAEELRDQGLAAFGMHLRGVAAMAEGDLAEARELCLQAWSRHRTHDTMTSPMVMSLFQAGLVACLQGEPDQATADVGEVLRITAEVGESWTRSWALVVRGLACWMRDDPNAAVADLRESIGFKSRLNDLFGLGVAVEVLAWSYVSLGEHAQAARLFGVLERIWPLVGIPLLGSQQLLDYRKKAEGEARAALGEGAFGEIFAETAMLPLEQGLAMAIRGKTRSAPAARPEARGQRPGWPLTRRELQVAEAVAEGMSNKEIAAELVISQRTAETHVEHILTKLDFGSRTQIATWVAAQRNSEGRT, from the coding sequence ATGTTGTCCCGCTCCCGGATGGTGACCTTGCACGGAGTCGGGGGTGTCGGCAAGACCCGGCTGGCGCTGCGCGCGGCGGCCCAACTGGGCCGGGCCTACCGGGACGGCGCTTGGCTGGTCGAGTTGGCCGAGGTGCACGAGGACGAACTGGTCGTGCACACCGTCGCCCAGGCGTTGGGCATCCAGGACTGGTCCTCCCGCGGCGTGGAGGCCGTGCTCGCGGATTACGTCCGGGACAAGGACATCCTGATCGTCCTGGACAATTGCGAGCAGGTGCTGGGCGGGTGCGTAAAGGCGTGCACCGTGCTGCTCGACGTCGCCCCCGGGTTGCGCGTTCTGGCCACCAGCCGGCAGCCCCTCGACGTGTACGGCGAGCACGTGCTCGTGGTGTCCACCCTGCCGGTGCCCGAACCATCCGAGGTGGACCGGCTCGCGGGCGCGGAGATGCCCAACTCGGTTCGGCTGTTCGTCGAGCGCGCCTCGGCTGTGGGCTTCCAGTGCGCGCGGGGCCATGCGGTCGCCGTCGCGAAGTTGTGCCGGGAGCTGGACGGGATCCCCTTGGCGATCGAGCTGGCGGCTGCCCGCACGCGGTTCTTCTCGGTGGAAGAGATCCTGTCCCGAATCGGGGACCGCTTCCGGTTGCTCGCCGGCGGCTCCCGCACGTCGGCGCGGCATCAAACGCTGAAGGCGACGATGGACTGGAGCTACGATCTGTGCTCGGAAGAGGAGCGCATGCTCTGGGCACGGATGTCGGTCTTCGCCGGTGGGATGGATCTCAAGGCCGCGGAGGACATCTGCAGCAGTGCCGATCTCACACTGGAGCGGGTTCTGGATCTGACGGCGTCGCTGGTCGACAAGTCGATCCTGATCCGCACGGAGGTGCCCGCCGGCAACGGCACCGCTACCCGCACGCGCTACCAAATGCTGGCGACCGTCCGCGATTACGGACTGAGCTTGCTGGGCGAGAACGAGAAGCAGCAACTCCGCCAACGGCATCGGGACTGGTACCTGGGCCTGGCGGAACGATGCGCTCGCGAATGGTTCGGTCCGGATCAGCTCGAGTGGCGCGCGCGCATCACCGCCGAGCACGACAACGTGAGGGCAGCACTGGAGTTCTGCGCAACGCAGCCCGGGCAGGTGCAGGCGGGGCTGCGCCTGGCGGGAGCGCTGTGGTTCTACTGGACGGCTTGCGGGTTCATCGCGGAGGGGCGGAAGTGGCTCGACCGCCTGCTGGCGCTGGATTCGCGGCCGACCGAAGCCCGGGCGACGGACCTGTGGGTCTGCAGCTGGCTGGCCTCCCACCAGGGAGACCTGGCGTGGGGGCGGGCTACGGCTGAACGGTGCAGTGTCCTTGCCGAAGAACTGCGGGATCAGGGCCTAGCGGCCTTCGGCATGCACTTGAGGGGCGTCGCCGCGATGGCCGAGGGGGACCTGGCGGAGGCCCGCGAGCTGTGCCTGCAGGCGTGGTCGCGGCACCGCACGCACGACACGATGACCAGCCCGATGGTGATGTCGCTGTTCCAAGCGGGGCTGGTGGCGTGCTTGCAGGGCGAGCCGGACCAGGCGACGGCGGATGTCGGGGAAGTCCTGCGGATCACGGCCGAGGTCGGCGAATCGTGGACCCGTTCGTGGGCGCTCGTGGTTCGAGGCCTCGCGTGCTGGATGCGGGACGATCCCAACGCCGCCGTCGCGGATCTGCGGGAGAGCATCGGCTTCAAATCACGCCTCAACGATCTCTTTGGCCTCGGGGTTGCGGTGGAGGTCCTGGCGTGGTCGTACGTTTCCCTGGGCGAACACGCTCAGGCAGCGAGGCTGTTCGGCGTCCTGGAACGCATATGGCCGCTCGTCGGGATTCCGCTGCTGGGTTCGCAGCAGCTGCTCGACTACCGGAAGAAGGCTGAAGGCGAGGCCCGTGCGGCGCTGGGGGAGGGCGCGTTCGGCGAGATCTTCGCGGAAACCGCGATGCTGCCGCTGGAGCAGGGACTCGCGATGGCCATACGGGGCAAGACCCGATCGGCTCCCGCGGCGCGCCCGGAAGCCCGCGGGCAACGGCCGGGCTGGCCGCTGACACGCCGGGAGCTCCAGGTCGCCGAAGCCGTCGCCGAGGGGATGTCGAACAAGGAGATCGCGGCGGAACTGGTGATCAGCCAACGCACCGCGGAGACGCACGTCGAGCACATCCTCACCAAGCTCGACTTCGGCTCGCGCACCCAGATCGCGACCTGGGTGGCGGCGCAACGAAACTCGGAGGGCAGGACCTAG
- a CDS encoding transposase family protein yields MKTQSSPAEGTEPIVYQAQLPVSRATIDYLASLITTHCRKIRSRWRKVTPGTQAIIVLAVLRHDQRLLDIAGGNRVSASTICRWVLEVIDLLAARAPRLDRVLSKVARGGGEVVLLDGTLVRTQRRTGKNNRRNYSGKHKAHGLLFLALTDHKGNLLWFSAAKPGRASEVTTARHNNITTALRDAELGAMCDLGFTGLEDDPDEPVIIIGRRAARAHPLTDAQKQANQLVARERATCEHGFADLKNWRILTRLRMHAANATRLLRALLVLTNLEITR; encoded by the coding sequence GTGAAAACCCAATCCAGCCCCGCCGAGGGCACCGAACCCATTGTGTACCAAGCCCAACTTCCCGTGTCGAGGGCCACGATCGACTACCTCGCCTCGCTGATCACCACGCACTGCAGGAAAATCCGCTCTCGCTGGCGCAAGGTGACCCCTGGTACGCAGGCGATCATCGTGCTCGCGGTGCTGCGTCACGACCAGCGGCTGCTGGACATCGCCGGCGGCAACAGGGTGTCGGCCTCGACGATCTGCCGCTGGGTGCTGGAGGTCATCGACCTGCTGGCCGCCCGTGCCCCGCGCCTGGACCGCGTCCTGAGCAAAGTGGCCCGCGGCGGGGGTGAGGTCGTGCTGCTGGATGGCACCCTGGTGCGCACCCAGCGCCGCACCGGCAAGAACAACCGGCGCAACTACAGCGGCAAACACAAAGCCCACGGCCTGCTGTTTCTCGCCCTCACCGACCACAAAGGCAACCTGTTGTGGTTCTCTGCGGCCAAACCAGGGCGGGCCTCGGAAGTCACCACCGCCCGCCACAACAACATCACCACCGCACTCCGGGACGCCGAACTCGGCGCGATGTGCGACCTCGGATTCACCGGACTGGAAGACGACCCCGACGAACCCGTGATCATCATCGGCCGCCGCGCCGCCCGCGCCCACCCGCTCACCGACGCCCAGAAACAAGCCAACCAACTCGTTGCCCGCGAACGCGCCACCTGCGAACACGGCTTCGCCGACCTCAAAAACTGGCGCATCCTCACCCGCCTACGCATGCACGCAGCCAACGCCACCCGCCTACTACGGGCCCTGCTGGTGCTGACCAACCTCGAAATCACCCGCTGA
- a CDS encoding protoglobin domain-containing protein — MGTTGSIPGYTYGEPQVQHSPVTAAELDALKETLLWTDGDDQALRLAGDVLEDQVGDVVATWYVAAHPHLVAYFAPAGGAPDPEYLERVRARFEQWILDTCRRPYDDVWLDYQHEIALRHTQAKKDQTDHVNAVDRVPLRHIIAFIYPITATIRPFLSAKGHDRDDVDRMYQAWFKAVTLQVALWSRPYAREGDW; from the coding sequence ATGGGCACCACAGGCAGCATCCCCGGTTACACCTACGGCGAGCCGCAGGTCCAGCACTCGCCCGTCACGGCGGCCGAGCTGGACGCGCTGAAGGAAACGCTGTTGTGGACGGACGGTGACGACCAGGCGCTGCGCCTGGCCGGAGACGTTCTGGAGGACCAGGTCGGCGACGTCGTAGCCACTTGGTACGTCGCCGCGCACCCGCACCTGGTCGCGTACTTCGCCCCTGCCGGTGGCGCGCCGGACCCGGAGTACCTGGAGCGGGTCCGGGCACGGTTCGAGCAGTGGATCCTCGACACGTGCAGGCGTCCGTACGACGACGTCTGGCTCGACTATCAGCACGAAATCGCGCTGCGCCACACGCAGGCGAAGAAGGACCAGACCGACCACGTCAACGCGGTCGATCGCGTACCGCTGCGCCACATCATCGCGTTCATCTACCCGATCACGGCGACGATCCGCCCGTTCCTGAGCGCGAAAGGACACGACCGGGACGATGTCGACCGCATGTACCAGGCCTGGTTCAAGGCGGTAACGCTACAAGTAGCCCTCTGGAGCCGCCCGTACGCCCGCGAAGGCGACTGGTAG